From one Mytilus edulis chromosome 1, xbMytEdul2.2, whole genome shotgun sequence genomic stretch:
- the LOC139520000 gene encoding zinc finger MYM-type protein 2-like, with protein sequence MAETSRFASLEPDDLSKILNDRDSKNTKNVIGVSKRIIGDYLLEKDGLYKTIQDLDQANTEDVVKTLRQFYVEVRKTDGTLYAKKSLITLRFGLQKHFAETRKQDIINNEEYKAANDMFKAMMVAMKKEGKANVNHKEPICPEDLQKLYKHEQFSLKTPEALQKRVFFEYLYYFCNRGRENIRDVQRDDFELKRDAKGLRYVRVKVVRQTKNHRGDDFTDVDDKDGRMYEIPGSANCPVISFTKYFSKLHPDRTEFWQRPKRASKTTESADIWYDNSPVGKNTLGNLMAKISEECDLSRRYTNHCIRSTCITVLDEGGIETRHIMGLSGHKSESAVKSYCKRLSSTKKHEMSNILSETIQSATSLNGELSEKSVKTQDTTTAICDNSVDLLSNDIEFDQILQDISSYESNQTNIQNIIPPSCSSTVGVNNNFRFPLSGFSIQNINNSNIHFHFEK encoded by the exons ATGGCAGAAACAAGCAGATTTGCATCTTTAGAACCTGATGATCttagtaaaatattgaatgacagAGATTCGAAAAATACTAAAAACGTAATAGGAGTATCAAAAAGGATAATAGGAGATTATTTGCTAGAAAAAGACGGTTTATATAAAACTATACAAGACTTAGACCAGGCCAACACAGAAGACGTCGTCAAAACACTCCGACAATTTTATGTTGAGGTCAGAAAAACAGATGGTACATTATATGCTAAAAAATCTTTGATTACATTAAGATTTGGCTTACAAAAACATTTCGCTGAAACAAGAAAACAAGACATAATCAACAATGAAGAGTATAAAGCTGCAAATGATATGTTCAAAGCTATGATGGTGGCGATGAAAAAAGAAGGGAAGGCCAATGTCAATCACAAAGAGCCTATTTGTCCTGAAGACTTAcagaaattatataaacatgaacAATTTTCCCTTAAGACTCCCGAGGCATTACAGAAGAGAGTGTTTTTTGAGTATTTGTATTACTTCTGTAATAGAGGCAGAGAGAATATAAGAGATGTACAAAGGGACGATTTCGAGTTAAAAAGAGATGCAAAAGGGCTGCGGTATGTCAGAGTTAAAGTTGTACGGCAAACCAAAAATCATAGAGGGGATGACTTTACAGATGTTGATGATAAAGACGGCAGGATGTATGAAATTCCAG GAAGTGCTAATTGCCCTGTTATATCTTTCACCAAATATTTTAGTAAGCTGCATCCAGACAGGACAGAGTTTTGGCAGCGTCCAAAGCGTGCATCCAAAACTACAGAATCCGCCGATATATGGTATGACAATAGTCCAGTAGGAAAAAATACTCTTGGAAATCTAATGGCTAAAATAAGTGAAGAGTGTGATTTGTCTCGTAGGTACACAAATCATTGCATACGCAGTACATGCATAACTGTCTTGGACGAAGGGGGTATTGAAACTCGACACATTATGGGACTTAGCGGCCACAAATCGGAATCAGCAGTAAAGTCCTACTGCAAGCGTCTGAGCAGTACTAAAAAACATGAAATGTCAAACATTCTAAGTGAAACTATTCAAAGTGCAACAAGTTTAAATGGTGAATTATCAGAAAAGAGCGTTAAAACTCAGGATACAACAACAGCAATATGTGATAATAGCGTTGACTTACTTTCTAATGATATTGAATTTGATCAAATACTACAGGACATTTCAAGCTATGAGTCAAATCAGACAAACATTCAAAATATTATTCCTCCTTCATGTAGTTCAACAGTAGGTGTCAATAATAACTTCCGTTTCCCATTGTCTGGGTTTTCAATTCAAAACATTAACAATTCcaatatacattttcattttgagAAGTGA
- the LOC139490112 gene encoding NXPE family member 4-like — MSFQKESIGLFVNYLYKYGMLRTLKGVFRNARGETGKGICGIHTLTKHGICDFTSINYGMRWFCSLPDKPGFTCSDWYAPIGNMTVPTFTKSQKQFLSSTRYKIIKEIKVDVLGDKTIGHPEHSCSLINFAVTWNISSPVGYFYNKTWNNLLCQKKVEPSYNRYLACLRNREIYMVGDSTVREWLLPIADILNLALSVKRTSDALKGYHQPIKAFSKNKRDNITVTWAAHEFHFFTYSRNATIHHFKPASYHLNVIRSKNPIVVLHLYIHIGYAPLSVYEEHVMNAKDAINKFLDRVPGAKIFIKGPHYFEHNNEGVPYDFVRFLQDKMIFKIFDNIKHKVVYLNEWDITVSSENKDMHPSYDLRKPMIHELLSYIC; from the exons ATgtcatttcaaaaagaatctattGGACTATTTGTAAACTATCTATACAAGTATGGAATGTTGAGGACGTTAAAAGGAGTTTTTAGGAATGCTCGTGGAGAGACTGGTAAAGGTATCTGCGGGATTCACACATTGACAAAACATGGCATCTGTGACTTTACATCAATTAATTATGGAATGAGATGGTTTTGTTCATTGCCAGATAAACCTGGGTTTACTTGTTCTGACTGGTATGCCCCAATTGGAAATATGACGGTACCTACATTTACAAAATCACAGAAGCAGTTCTTGAg TTCTACTAGATATAAAATCATAAAGGAAATTAAAGTTGATGTACTTGGTG ATAAAACCATAGGTCATCCAGAGCACTCGTGTAGTCTAATAAATTTTGCAGTCACATGGAACATTTCGTCCCCAGTtggatatttttataataaaacgtGGAATAATCTCCTATGTCAAAAAAAAGTTGAACCTAGTTATAACAGGTATTTAGCCTGTCTAAGAAATCGGGAGATTTACATGGTTGGAGATTCTACAGTGAGAGAATGGCTTTTACCAATTGCTGATATTTTAAATCTTGCACTCTCGGTTAAACGGACATCAGATGCTCTAAAAGGTTATCATCAACCAATTAAAGCGTTTAGTAAAAATAAGAGAGACAACATTACTGTTACATGGGCTGCGCATGAGTTCCATTTTTTCACCTATTCACGGAATGCGACAATACATCATTTCAAACCTGCAAGCTATCATCTTAACGTAATACGTTCTAAAAATCCGATCGTAGTGCTgcatttgtatatacatataggtTATGCTCCATTGTCAGTTTATGAAGAACATGTAATGAACGCCAAAGACGCTATAAATAAATTCTTGGATCGTGTGCCTGGCgcaaaaatattcattaaagGTCCACATTACTTCGAACATAATAATGAAGGTGTTCCGTATGATTTTGTGAGATTTTTGCAGgataaaatgatattcaaaatttTCGACAATATCAAACATAAGGTTGTGTATTTAAACGAATGGGATATCACAGTTTCTTCAGAAAATAAAGATATGCATCCATCTTACGATTTAAGAAAACCAATGATACATGAACTACTGtcatatatttgttaa